The Haloferax sp. Atlit-12N genome segment TTGACGTCGGCGAGATGACCTGTACCGTGATGAACGCGGACACTCGGCGTAATTAGTGATTCGGACTCTGTGGAGTCGTCTGGAACGCTTTGAGGGGTAGCGAGATCCGTCGCCAGTACGGTGAAGTCGCCCGAAAACGACTCGGTCTGAAGTCTTCCCGCACCAATATTACAAGCGTAGATTCGTAATTTGTTTCCAATGAGTGGTCGCTCGTCCAAGTGAGCGATTGGCCGACGTGACCGTCTGTTCTAGATCAAACCGGTAGCCACAGAAGTATTCAATAGTGTTGAACAAAAACATCGTCAGTTTCTGTCACGTATCTGTACTCGAAGTCGAATTCGATTTCAGTAGTGGGCGTATCGCAGTTCGATGACGTTAGCGGTGCTCTTCACGGCGTCGGCCAATTCTGCCATCGTCTCAGGAGAACGGACGCGGCTTACCGGTCCAGAAACCGAGACTGCACTTATCACCTCGTTCGTGCCCTGGTCCATGATTGGGACGCCAATAGTGAGTACGCCCTGACGACGGTCTTGGTCCTCTATCGAGTAGCCGCGATCTCGCGTCTCTTCGAGTTCTTCGTAGAGTTCCTCGCGTGTGGTTATCGTGTGCTCGTTTGCTTCTGGGAGTCCGTGTTGGTCGATGATTTCCTCGACCCGCTCGGGGGAGTAGTGCGCCAGCATCGCCTTGCCGAGAGCGGTCCAATGCATATTGGTGTACTCGCCGATGGGTGCATTATCGTGGATTGCGTCCGCTTCCTCGGACTTGTACAAGAGGACGCGAAGACCGTTTTCTTCGATACCGAGGTTGGCCACTTCACCCGTTTCTCGTGCGAGTTTGTCGACTTCCAGCTTTGCCGTTCGGTAGAGCCTCGACCGGTTCCGGACACCGCCACCGTACTTCAGGAACCGGAACCCCAGCCGATAGCGGTCTCCGTCACGGACGACGAGGTCGAGCGATTCGAGCGTCTTCAGGTAGACGTGAACTGTACTTTTTGGGGTGTCGAGCGCAGTAGCGGTCTCTGTCACCGTCGCGCCTCGTTCGGCCTCAAGAAAATCAACTATGTTGAACGCACGTTCAATAGAATTGATCCTGTTTTTCGACCCGTCTTCGCCGCGATTCTTAACCATACGGTTCAATCTCTAACCTAGCATAATAAGCGTACGGTCATTCTCGAAAACACAACTATTCGATATTGTTGAACGAGTTTCCTCTAAAATCGTAACGGCTCCTCCGGCGTCGGTTACGGGATGACCTGATTTTCGAGATCGGCGTTGTCGTCTTCTTCGAGAGCGGCTACGTTTCTCGCGACGATGTCCGCGAGTCGGCTCCAATGAGCCGGTGTGTGACCTGCGTTGTGCGGCGTGATGGTCACGTTTTCGAACTGCCAGAGTGGGTGGTCCGACGGGAGTGGCTCAGGGTCTGTCACGTCGAGCGAGACGTCGCCGATATCGTTCGACTGAATCGCCCGTACGAGTGCGTCGGTGTCGATAATCTGTCCACGGCCAACGTTGGTAACGGTCGCGTGTTGCGGGAGCGTCTCCAGTTCAGCAACACCGACGAGTCCTCGCGTGGTCTCCGTGAGCGGCGACGCAATGACGAGGTGGTCGGTCCTGGCGAGCGCATCGTGGAAGTCGCGATCGTTGTAGCCGATAACTTCGTCGGTGGGGCCGCCTTTCTCGGGTGTGTACCTTACGCCGATAGTGTCCACATCGAAGCCCGCCAACCGGTCGACGACTGCAGTCCCGATCGAGCCGAGACCGACGACTGTGACGGTACTCCCGCGTAGTTCACCCGCTTGATAGTGCCGCCATTCGTGGCGCTGCTCGCGGCGCCATCCCTCTTTGAGACGTCGCGTGGACGCGAGGATGTAGCCGACGACCTGTTCGGCGATGTTCGGTGCGTGGATTCCCGAGGCGGTCGTGACGGCGACACCCATATCGGAGAACGCGTCGAGCGGTAAGTGTCCGTAGCCGGCAGCTATCCCGGCGAACAGTTCGAGGTTGTCCGCTTCCGACAGTAGTTCCTCGTCGATTTCGACGCTAGACGCGATAGTCGCGTTGCGGATGAGTTCGCGTTCCTCCGCGGGGGTTCGTGCGAGTGTGACCGTGCGGTCGGGCAACCGCTCGCGGAGTTCCTCGGCGTACGCTTCCGCTGGGAGTCCATGCGTTCCTTGCCGTAAGACGACTACGTCTGGGTTTCCGGTCATGTATGTGATTTCCTCTCGCCCCGAGGGCTGAGAGTTTGCTCAAGCGCTCGGTTGGTCATAGCTTCCGAGGGAGGCATATATGTGGTGCTTTTGAGGACTATGTTACCGCATCCACGCATTGACGAGCCGGTGGCGCAACATTCCTAATGAACCTAAATTATATAATGTGTGCCTTCATTCGAAGGGATGGGGATGTCTACCAACCATACTAGGCGGCAGTTTGTCAAAGCAGCGGCACTTGGTGGCGTTGCGGCATCCGCAGGGTGCCTCAGTAGCGTCACCGGGAGTAACAGCGGTTCCGGCGGCTCGGGCGAGAGCGGGAACACACTCGAATACTGGGAGTACTTCCACTCTCAGTCACAGGTCGCAGAGGACCTGATGAAGTCGTCCGTCGAGGAGTTCCAACAGGAACACGACGTCCAGATGAAGATGAACTGGGCGAGTTGGAACGACATCAACGGCGGTAAGTGGAAGAACAATATCCAAAACGGGAATCGACCGGTCATCTACGACTCGACTAACTCCCTTAACGGACAGTTCATCGACCCTTCGTGGGTGAAACCAGTCAGCGAGTACCGAGACCGCCTTGACGACGACGCGCTCTCGAACATCGAATGGGCGCTGGAGCTCTCTCAGAGCTGTTACCGCGGCTTCGAGAGGGACCTCTATGAGATTCCCGTCGGGATGGAAGTCGGTGCACCGTTCATTGCGCGCGCCGACCACTTCGAAGAAGCGGGACTCTCTATCGAAGAGGATTTCCCACCGAAAGACTACGACCACCTCGTCGAGATTGCGACTCAGTTACAGGAGAAAGGTCCCGGCGACTACGGCTTCCAGATTTACGGCGCACAGGGCGACGTGACGGACGAGGCACTCGTGACCTGGGCCGCGTCTGAAGGTGGCTACGACGGGATGTATATGAACAAAGACTGGTCTGACGTGAACTACGATTCGGAGGCCTGGAAGACGGCTACGAGACAGTACGTCGACCTCTATCAGAACCACGGCCTCTCGTCGGACAAGGCTCCGACGGCGTCCAACGAGGGTGTCGCACAGATGCTCATTCAGGGCAAGGTGAGTATGTATCAAGGCAGTACGAAGGACCTCGGCCTGTTCCGAAGTCGAGCCTCGGAGATGCTCCAAGACGGAACCATCGTGTTTGGCCCCTCGTGGGAGGGTGCGGCGGGGAATCGCGGTGAGTTCTTCACCCAGTGTGTCGCGCTCATGCGAAAGCCCGATGGCGTCTCGCAGGATGTGTGGGATCAGCGAGAGGAACTGGCGATTCAGTGGATAAACAAACTCCTCTCGTCGGAATTTCAAGCTGAGGTTCCACGTTCGCTTGCGACTCTCCCTGTCCGACGTGACGTGTGGGACGGTCTAAGCGAAGACCCGGCGCTGGGCGCGAGTAACTACATCTCAAGCCTGCGAACGATAGTCGACGGGATGGAACACGGTTGGTCGAGCCATCCGAAGATGAACGCCATCCAGTACAACATCGCCGGCCCGTTGTTCCAGGAGGCGGTTCGAGGGGAACTCTCGCCGGAAGAGGCCTGCACGCGCGCCGCAGAACAGATACGCAACCAGATAGAGCTCTGAGCAAGGATGTCGACTCAGAACCGCTTCGACCTCGAGGACTGGGCGTCGAGCTACCGCGATACCCTCTCTGAAAACTGGTTCGCGTATCTGCTCATCCTTCCGGTCCTCGCCTTCTTGGTGCTTCTCATGTGGCTCCCGTTCGCGCAGGGATTCTACATGAGCTTCAACGACTGGCCCTTCGGCGGTGACCCGACGTGGGTCGGTCTGGAGAACTATCTGTTCCTCTTCGGCTGGGAACCGTTTTTCACCTCGTTGAGGGCTACGCTCGTCTTCTCGCTCACGACGGTTCTCCAACTTGGAGTCGCCCTCGTGGCAGCGCTCGCGGTGCGTGAGATTCGCCGCGGCAAGAGCTTCATTACCGGCGTGTTCCTCATCTCGTACACGGTCCCGCCACTCGTCACGGGGACCATCTGGGCGTACCTGCTCCAACCAGACCTCGGTCCACTATTTGGCTACCTGTCGCAGTGGGGGCTCCTCGAAGAGACGATATACTGGGGAAGCGACGGCGCCGCGT includes the following:
- a CDS encoding D-2-hydroxyacid dehydrogenase; this encodes MTGNPDVVVLRQGTHGLPAEAYAEELRERLPDRTVTLARTPAEERELIRNATIASSVEIDEELLSEADNLELFAGIAAGYGHLPLDAFSDMGVAVTTASGIHAPNIAEQVVGYILASTRRLKEGWRREQRHEWRHYQAGELRGSTVTVVGLGSIGTAVVDRLAGFDVDTIGVRYTPEKGGPTDEVIGYNDRDFHDALARTDHLVIASPLTETTRGLVGVAELETLPQHATVTNVGRGQIIDTDALVRAIQSNDIGDVSLDVTDPEPLPSDHPLWQFENVTITPHNAGHTPAHWSRLADIVARNVAALEEDDNADLENQVIP
- a CDS encoding IclR family transcriptional regulator, translated to MVKNRGEDGSKNRINSIERAFNIVDFLEAERGATVTETATALDTPKSTVHVYLKTLESLDLVVRDGDRYRLGFRFLKYGGGVRNRSRLYRTAKLEVDKLARETGEVANLGIEENGLRVLLYKSEEADAIHDNAPIGEYTNMHWTALGKAMLAHYSPERVEEIIDQHGLPEANEHTITTREELYEELEETRDRGYSIEDQDRRQGVLTIGVPIMDQGTNEVISAVSVSGPVSRVRSPETMAELADAVKSTANVIELRYAHY
- a CDS encoding carbohydrate ABC transporter permease, which gives rise to MSTQNRFDLEDWASSYRDTLSENWFAYLLILPVLAFLVLLMWLPFAQGFYMSFNDWPFGGDPTWVGLENYLFLFGWEPFFTSLRATLVFSLTTVLQLGVALVAALAVREIRRGKSFITGVFLISYTVPPLVTGTIWAYLLQPDLGPLFGYLSQWGLLEETIYWGSDGAASLGVILFVTTWTFWPFMFLIISASLESIPEELYESARMYGAGRVQTFLRVTLPQLKSAILVALSIRIIWNMTKISQVLQLTNGGPGYDTSILAVLLYRFAYGQGRMGVAYAVGVILLIMTIGFVFVFIREFERTSEGPQ
- a CDS encoding extracellular solute-binding protein, encoding MSTNHTRRQFVKAAALGGVAASAGCLSSVTGSNSGSGGSGESGNTLEYWEYFHSQSQVAEDLMKSSVEEFQQEHDVQMKMNWASWNDINGGKWKNNIQNGNRPVIYDSTNSLNGQFIDPSWVKPVSEYRDRLDDDALSNIEWALELSQSCYRGFERDLYEIPVGMEVGAPFIARADHFEEAGLSIEEDFPPKDYDHLVEIATQLQEKGPGDYGFQIYGAQGDVTDEALVTWAASEGGYDGMYMNKDWSDVNYDSEAWKTATRQYVDLYQNHGLSSDKAPTASNEGVAQMLIQGKVSMYQGSTKDLGLFRSRASEMLQDGTIVFGPSWEGAAGNRGEFFTQCVALMRKPDGVSQDVWDQREELAIQWINKLLSSEFQAEVPRSLATLPVRRDVWDGLSEDPALGASNYISSLRTIVDGMEHGWSSHPKMNAIQYNIAGPLFQEAVRGELSPEEACTRAAEQIRNQIEL